The DNA segment AGTTTATTCAGGCACTTCTTAGCAAGAATGAGAAGAAAAAGCAAGTGCTATACTAAAAAGTTAGAAATGTTGAAACAAGCTGTAATGATGCTCATGTTGAAATGGAATAATCAATTAAGTATACTTTGTTAACAATGCCATAATTTTTTACCTCAACAAAGTAATATTTCCTTTTTTAGAGAAATTTGAATAATCCCAACAAGTTACCTCAAGATAATAGACAAAAACCGCCGGATCTAATTCTTTGTTTTTATAAGTCCCATCCCAGCCTTTTGTAATATCTTTTGTAGAAAAAACCATTTTTCCCCACCTGTCGTAAATTGCAAAAAATATATCCCGAACCATTTCGCTGTAAACGTACAAAATGTCATTATGCCCGTCATCGTTTGGTGTGAAAGCATTTGGCACAAAAACATAATCTTCATTGCAAAAAACATCGAGTACAACAATTTCTACCGAATCGTTTTTTTCGCAGCTAAATTCATCATTTACAAATGCCGAAAAAACAGTGTTTTCTGTCGGGCTGGCAGTGGGTTCTGCTATAGTATCGGCGTTTAAATAGTGAGCAGGAAACCACTGAAAATTTAAGTTATCGAACTGATTTGTATGCAAAATAGTGGACTGTCCATAATAAATCGTATCATCATCGGCATAAACTTCAAGCTCAGTTAGAGAAAATTCTGAAATGAAAATTTCTACAGTATCAACTAATTTACAGCCTTCCTGATTTTCAATTTCTACAAAAACCGAAGTCTGCTCTTCCGTATAAATCAATGGCGATGAAGTACTTGCTCCTTCAATAACAATTTCTTCAGGCTTCCAGTCAAAAAAATAACTTTGACCGGGATAGGTATTTTCAGCAACGATTTCCAAATAATCGTAAATGCAGATTGTGTAGTCTTGCAGTGGCTCAATGTAAATGGCAGATACAAATACGGTTTCTTCGGATAGAATATCACAATATTGATTTGTAATGTTCAGGTAATAAATTTGTGTAGTATCCGGCGAAACCGGCAGAATTGTGTCAATATAGTTAAATGAATTGTTGAAACCCGGATCAATTGCCCATGAAATATCGTGATAGCTTCCGTCTGTTTCTAAAATCAAAATTGCAGTATCGCCCTGACATATTGAATTGTCATCTACAGATAAATTGAAATTTAGAGTGTGAACATAAACAGTCTGATATGAAGTATCTATGCACGAACCCTCAATACTCGACAAAATGAAAGTTGTGGTTTCATCCGGAAAAGCAAGCGGATTGGAAATATTGCTTTCGGTTAAAAATGTTGAATTGTCCCACAAGTAGGAAACATTTGGATTTCCGCTTGGCGAAAAACCAACCAAAATACTGTCGCCTAAACAATAATGTAAGGCAGCTAAAGTTTCGACAACATTTTCTTCAATTTTAACAATTTTTGTAATAGTATCGCTCAAATTGCAGGTTTCCGTACTATTTGCAACAAGTGTAATTTCAAATAATCCCGCTTCTGTAAAGTAAAAACTTGAATTAACATTTGTCGATGTAGAACCATCCGGAAGAGTCCACTCAAAAGTTGTGGCATCCTGGCTAATATTTTCAAATTCAATTTCCACAGGAAAACAATTTGATTGCGGAACTTTGAAATCGGCAATTGTCATTGGGAAATTAAAAGCAATTTTAAAAATTGCATTGTTGCAATTAGTCGAAGCATTCGAAGCTGAAAGAGTGTCGGGGTGCGGATCGGGGAAAATCGGAAATTCCTGACAGCCTCCACAACTTGCACAAACCGATTGATAGATATAACCAAACCTGTCGAAGCGACTTGTTCCTCCATCTACATGATCGCCTCCACTTCGTGTGCATCCTGTGTAGTGCAACTCACCAAAGTAGCTGGCATATTCTAAAGTTTGAGCATCTTCCGAAAGAATCATCACATAAAAATCTTGTCCATCGGTTGAATCCTGATAGGCATCATTTGTAATTTCCATATTTTTTGTTCCTTCAATTGAACCCCAGGTATTTCCATCCATGCCGCCCCATTCACGTCCCCAGCCGGACAAATAAACTCTGTTGCAAATGTCTGCCGTGAAAGCAGTTATAGAAATATTTGGTTTACCATTTCCTGTTCCAAAAGTTGTTGACCAATTCAAATTAGTCAAATCGTACGACAAATTTGAAATAAATTGCCCACTGTTCGGGATATTATAAAGTGCATTGTAAACTAAAGTAGAGCCTGTTGCTTTTGTTTGTCCGCAAATGAAAATCTTGTTTGAATTAGCAATTCTCACAAAGTAAACTTGGTCGTAAGCATCTGAGCCAAAAAATGTTGAACTTAACAAAAATTGTCCGTTGGCAGAAATTCTTGACACAAAACCATCAGTAGAACCACCAAGATAGTTCTGATCTAAAACTCCTGAACTTGTAGGAAAATCCTGCGAACAAGTACCACCTGCAACAAAAACTTCCGAGTTTCTTGCAATGTCGATTGAATAAATGGCATCGTTTTGAGAGCCTCCAAGAAACGTGCTCCATTCCAAATTGCTGAGTTGAGGATTAAGTTTAAAAACAACACCTTCCTGATTTCCGTTAGAAGTATCTTGCACAGAATTTAAACTTGTCGGAAAATCGTCTGAAAAAGTACAACTTGCTACATAAACAAAGTTAGAGTCATCCACTACGATTTCCCCCCTTGCACCATCGCCATAATTAAAATATAGCGAATCGTTGCCATGCAAAATATGATTCCCATAACTTGATTTATAATTTATTCCATCGTTTTTTGATCCTCCCACGAAAGTGGAAGCAATCATCTGGTCGCCATTTTCGCTTAAGCGAAAAACAAAAATATCTGAACCTGATTGGAAATTAATTGCATTATCATAATTAAGAGCATCGCCTCCATTAAAAGAATTGTCGTAGGCATTTGCAGAAACCGGAAAATTGCCGGAGCCTGTAGTTCCAAAAATTAACAATTCGTTATATCTATTAGCTACAAGGCTATGTGGCATTTCACTACTGCTACCACCAATATAAGTTGAAAAAATCCTTGACGCACCGTCAGAACTGTACTTTATTATCCCAATATCCCATGCATTTGCATTTGTTCCGGCATAATTTTGCTGAAAAGCTCCTGTTGTTACAGGATAGCCAATTCCGCTTACTATGCCTCCCGAATAAACATTCTGGTTTAAATCGAAGGTTGCTGTAAATCCCCAATTGTCGGCAGTTGAACCTGAATAATTTGAGAAAACAAGTGTCGGATCTATAACCAGATTTTTGGATTTGTCGTAATTCTCATCTATTTCAAAAAATAGTGAATTCCCTTTAAGTTTATATTTGCAAGCTATTTTGATTGTATCATTATTTATAATTTGATAGGCAAAGGGTTTTAGTTCAGCAATTTTGTTTACAGTGGTAGAAATTATGAGGTTTCCATTTTTAATTTCGATTTTTTCAACACCTTCGTAAAAAAGCTCAATTTCGCCAATATCGCCTCCTTTTCTAAGTACGAAATCATATTTAAGATTTTCATTTATGCTGTAAATCTTTAGATCGATGTTATTGTATAAATCCTTGTATTCAACAGTTTTATACTTTCTGACAAAGGAAGCCCAGCGCTCGGGATTGTTTCCAAGAAAATAGTTGTTGTAAGATTTTTTGGGTGAAAAGCCTTGAATTTTCGATTTGTCGATTTTCGAATTTAGAAATTCAATTTTGTAGGCATGAAAATGAACTTCCTCGCAAAGAGATTTTTGTTTCGGAACTGAAGTATGTCCATGATTAGTGTGGCTATCCTCATCGCTTAAAAAATTAAAGCACAACGATTTTTCTTCAAGGAAAATCGCAGCATTTTTCATTTCAGCTTTAAAAAGGATATGATTTTCCCACTGATTTTTGTTTTCGATGAACTCAATTTTGTTCTGAGCTTGGGTAGTTAAAAAAAATACTATTTGTGTGAATAACAATAAACAAGCTTTGTTATTGATAATGTCAAATAGCTTTTTCATTTATTTTCAAAAAAAAGTTTAGAAACATTCAGTTATAAACTTTCAAAAGTACTACAAAATATCGGGAATTACGAAGTAGAATGTTGAGCCTTTGCCTTCTTCGGATTCTAACCAAATTTGCCCTCCAAAGTAGGCAAGCAATTTTTTAGAAATAAATAATCCTAAGCCTGTACCTTCGTATTTTCTTGTATGTGAGTCATCAATCTGTCGGAAATTTTCAAATACAATTTCTTGTTTTTCTTCTGAAATTCCAATTCCTGTGTCTGTTATATAAAATAGAACTGAGTTTCCGTCTCCTATGTTTAAGCCAAATTCGACATGGCCCTTTTCAGTAAATTTAATCGCATTCTTCAGAATTTGCTTAAATATATGAGTTAGAACATTTCTATCGAAAAATATTTCTTTTATTTTGAAAGATAGTTTATACTTAGTTTCTATTTCATTTTTTCCTAATTTTTCTCTCTCACTATTAACTAATTGCAACATTTCGTCAAAAAATTCCGAAACAAGAATTTCTTCTTTTTTAGTTACCATTTCGCCAGTTTCAATTAATGAAAGTTCAAAAATATCTTCAATTAGTTCTAATAAATTATTCCCGCTTTTATTAATCTCAATTGCAAAATCGTTAACCTCAGGGCTCACATTTTCTTGCTCTATAACAAATGAGAAACCTATTATAGCATTTAATGGTGTCCTCAATTCGTGCGACATGTTTGCAAGAAATGCTGATTTCAATCTGTCAGACTCCTCTGCTTTTTCTTTAGCAATTCGCAATTCTTTTTGGTGAGTTACTATTTCATAATTCTTTTTGCGCAAAAGTTCTAATGCTCTTCTTTTTACATAAAACTGTCGGAATAATATTATCAACAATAATACAAAAACTGAAAAAACTACAATAGAAATTACAAAATATGTGTTTTGCTTTTCTATCTCTACTTGCTGTTTCTCAAGTTCTATTTTATGTAGTTGCTTCTCAATTTTCAGAATTTCTATTTCTTTTTCGTTTTTCACAGATTCGTATTTTCGCTCCATTTCAGCAACTTGATTTTGGACATTTTCGTCCATAATAGAATCTTTGAGTTCAATATATTGCGTGTAATAGTTGAGAGCTTCCTTATAGTTTCTTAGTCTTTTATTAATTAAATACAAATCTTCAAGGTTGGCAAATTTCGTTTCAACAAAATTTAATGAATCAGCAAGTTGTTTGCATTTTTCAAAATATTCGTATGC comes from the Bacteroidota bacterium genome and includes:
- a CDS encoding T9SS type B sorting domain-containing protein; its protein translation is MKKLFDIINNKACLLLFTQIVFFLTTQAQNKIEFIENKNQWENHILFKAEMKNAAIFLEEKSLCFNFLSDEDSHTNHGHTSVPKQKSLCEEVHFHAYKIEFLNSKIDKSKIQGFSPKKSYNNYFLGNNPERWASFVRKYKTVEYKDLYNNIDLKIYSINENLKYDFVLRKGGDIGEIELFYEGVEKIEIKNGNLIISTTVNKIAELKPFAYQIINNDTIKIACKYKLKGNSLFFEIDENYDKSKNLVIDPTLVFSNYSGSTADNWGFTATFDLNQNVYSGGIVSGIGYPVTTGAFQQNYAGTNANAWDIGIIKYSSDGASRIFSTYIGGSSSEMPHSLVANRYNELLIFGTTGSGNFPVSANAYDNSFNGGDALNYDNAINFQSGSDIFVFRLSENGDQMIASTFVGGSKNDGINYKSSYGNHILHGNDSLYFNYGDGARGEIVVDDSNFVYVASCTFSDDFPTSLNSVQDTSNGNQEGVVFKLNPQLSNLEWSTFLGGSQNDAIYSIDIARNSEVFVAGGTCSQDFPTSSGVLDQNYLGGSTDGFVSRISANGQFLLSSTFFGSDAYDQVYFVRIANSNKIFICGQTKATGSTLVYNALYNIPNSGQFISNLSYDLTNLNWSTTFGTGNGKPNISITAFTADICNRVYLSGWGREWGGMDGNTWGSIEGTKNMEITNDAYQDSTDGQDFYVMILSEDAQTLEYASYFGELHYTGCTRSGGDHVDGGTSRFDRFGYIYQSVCASCGGCQEFPIFPDPHPDTLSASNASTNCNNAIFKIAFNFPMTIADFKVPQSNCFPVEIEFENISQDATTFEWTLPDGSTSTNVNSSFYFTEAGLFEITLVANSTETCNLSDTITKIVKIEENVVETLAALHYCLGDSILVGFSPSGNPNVSYLWDNSTFLTESNISNPLAFPDETTTFILSSIEGSCIDTSYQTVYVHTLNFNLSVDDNSICQGDTAILILETDGSYHDISWAIDPGFNNSFNYIDTILPVSPDTTQIYYLNITNQYCDILSEETVFVSAIYIEPLQDYTICIYDYLEIVAENTYPGQSYFFDWKPEEIVIEGASTSSPLIYTEEQTSVFVEIENQEGCKLVDTVEIFISEFSLTELEVYADDDTIYYGQSTILHTNQFDNLNFQWFPAHYLNADTIAEPTASPTENTVFSAFVNDEFSCEKNDSVEIVVLDVFCNEDYVFVPNAFTPNDDGHNDILYVYSEMVRDIFFAIYDRWGKMVFSTKDITKGWDGTYKNKELDPAVFVYYLEVTCWDYSNFSKKGNITLLR
- a CDS encoding tetratricopeptide repeat protein, with amino-acid sequence MIAKNQTDSLLVELKNAKEIDKAKLLNEISENVISENLDEAGNFAHQALEYATKYKIEDQEAHAHYNIAEALFYKNEYDSSVVYYENSLRLYIKQNKRRDIFASINSIAYISDLLGDFEKSLKLYKQVLDSAIIHHDSDYISTNYNNIGDVYYNSGNLFLSLEYYNKALEIQNEINDKTEISRIFINIGITNNDLGNYKDALEYYQKAMFIEEELGNRKGISLCLNNIGIIYSNLGNNEKALETYKESIKIEKSLGNEFGIGSSLNNIGIVFVDLMMYDSALVYYEKSLEIEKHNNDRKGIATSINNIGELYFEMGKPKESIEFLLKGLEIEEELNNIAGITNSYNSIGDIYFKLGQYEIAYEYFEKCKQLADSLNFVETKFANLEDLYLINKRLRNYKEALNYYTQYIELKDSIMDENVQNQVAEMERKYESVKNEKEIEILKIEKQLHKIELEKQQVEIEKQNTYFVISIVVFSVFVLLLIILFRQFYVKRRALELLRKKNYEIVTHQKELRIAKEKAEESDRLKSAFLANMSHELRTPLNAIIGFSFVIEQENVSPEVNDFAIEINKSGNNLLELIEDIFELSLIETGEMVTKKEEILVSEFFDEMLQLVNSEREKLGKNEIETKYKLSFKIKEIFFDRNVLTHIFKQILKNAIKFTEKGHVEFGLNIGDGNSVLFYITDTGIGISEEKQEIVFENFRQIDDSHTRKYEGTGLGLFISKKLLAYFGGQIWLESEEGKGSTFYFVIPDIL